The Xanthomonas sontii genome contains a region encoding:
- the murC gene encoding UDP-N-acetylmuramate--L-alanine ligase, producing the protein MIRRLHDTGDLVRAFPRVHFVGIGGTGMSGIAEVMLTLGYEVSGSDNADNAATRRLVKLGARVMRGHSAANVLGTDCVVVSSAIREDNPELMEARSQRIPIMPRAAMLAELMRFRRGIAVAGTHGKTTTTSLAAAVLSEGGLDPTFVIGGQLLAAGANAKLGGGQWLVAEADESDGSFLRLNPLISVITNIDADHLENYGNDFARVQAAFAEFLQRLPFYGLAVLCIDDPEVAALAAKTPRHVMSYGLSENADVRAEDVVQDGPRMRFTLRLPEGSSIPVTLALPGRHNVLNALAAAAIGWQLGVGPEAIASALQSFAGIGRRFNDLGEVTTAGGARVRVVDDYGHHPRELAAVFAAARGGWPDKRLVVAFQPHRYSRTRDQFDAFAAVLSEVDALVLSEVYPAGEAPIPGADARSLARAIRARGRSEPVVVGQVGELDSVLPDVLQDGDLLLMMGAGDIGYVAQHIAQHGFAGGADA; encoded by the coding sequence ATGATCCGCCGCCTCCACGACACCGGTGATCTGGTCCGTGCGTTCCCGCGCGTGCACTTCGTCGGCATCGGCGGCACCGGCATGAGCGGTATCGCCGAGGTCATGCTGACCCTGGGCTATGAGGTCTCCGGCTCGGACAACGCCGACAACGCGGCGACCCGGCGCCTGGTCAAGCTCGGCGCGCGGGTGATGCGCGGGCACTCGGCGGCCAACGTGCTCGGTACCGACTGCGTGGTGGTGTCCAGCGCGATCCGCGAAGACAACCCGGAACTGATGGAGGCGCGCAGCCAGCGCATTCCGATCATGCCGCGCGCGGCGATGCTCGCCGAACTGATGCGCTTCCGCCGCGGCATCGCGGTGGCCGGCACCCACGGCAAGACCACCACCACCAGCTTGGCCGCGGCGGTGCTCAGCGAAGGCGGGCTGGACCCGACCTTCGTGATCGGCGGGCAACTGCTCGCCGCCGGCGCCAACGCCAAGCTCGGTGGCGGCCAGTGGCTGGTGGCCGAGGCCGACGAGAGCGACGGAAGCTTCCTGCGCCTGAACCCGCTGATCTCGGTCATCACCAACATCGATGCCGATCACCTGGAGAACTACGGCAACGACTTCGCCCGGGTCCAGGCGGCGTTCGCCGAGTTCCTGCAGCGCCTGCCGTTCTACGGCCTGGCGGTGCTGTGCATCGACGATCCGGAAGTGGCCGCACTGGCGGCGAAGACCCCGCGCCACGTGATGAGCTACGGCCTCAGCGAGAACGCCGACGTGCGCGCCGAGGACGTGGTCCAGGACGGCCCGCGCATGCGCTTCACCCTGCGCCTGCCCGAAGGCAGCAGCATCCCGGTGACCCTGGCGCTGCCGGGCCGCCACAACGTGCTCAACGCGCTGGCCGCCGCCGCCATCGGCTGGCAACTGGGCGTGGGGCCGGAGGCGATCGCCAGCGCGTTGCAGAGCTTCGCCGGCATCGGCCGCCGCTTCAACGACCTGGGCGAAGTGACCACCGCCGGCGGCGCGCGCGTGCGCGTGGTCGACGACTACGGCCACCACCCGCGCGAGCTGGCCGCGGTGTTCGCCGCCGCCCGCGGCGGCTGGCCGGACAAGCGCCTGGTGGTCGCGTTCCAGCCGCATCGCTACAGCCGCACCCGCGACCAGTTCGACGCCTTCGCCGCGGTGCTGTCGGAAGTGGACGCGCTGGTGCTCAGCGAGGTCTACCCGGCCGGCGAGGCGCCGATCCCGGGCGCAGACGCGCGCTCGCTGGCGCGCGCGATCCGCGCGCGCGGCCGCAGCGAACCGGTGGTGGTCGGCCAGGTCGGCGAACTCGACAGCGTGCTGCCGGACGTGCTGCAGGACGGCGACCTGCTGCTGATGATGGGCGCGGGCGACATCGGTTACGTGGCCCAGCACATCGCCCAGCATGGCTTCGCCGGCGGAGCCGACGCATGA
- the ftsW gene encoding putative lipid II flippase FtsW, producing MNDPARQATRLEAIGGRYDPWLLGAAVALASLGVVMVGSSSIELTTSPFYYLSRHLLFLAGGVGLAIWAMRTELKNIEQYNQLLLLACFGLLLVVFVPGLGSTVNGARRWINLGISRFQTVEAVKVLYIVWLSSYLVRFRDEVNATWPAMLKPLGVAVALVGLLLLQPDFGSSTLLLAITAGMLVLGGVNLPRMSMPIVIGLPVFAFIAILEPYRLRRITSFLDPWADQLGSGYQLSNALMAVGRGELFGVGLGGSVQKLNYLPEAHTDFIFSVIAEELGFVGVCLIISLYALLVGRAFWLGMRCVEMKRHFSGYIAFGIGLWISLQSFVSVGVNLGILPTKGLTLPLISAGGSSVLMTCVAMGLLLRVSYELNRAERQVALVRSDAAMPVKQTVDNAEDLHAAREASASAVAAAIQGGAPGRGTSRMQPRVEPTFGRLG from the coding sequence ATGAACGACCCCGCCCGCCAAGCGACCCGCCTGGAGGCCATCGGTGGCCGCTACGACCCGTGGCTGCTCGGCGCCGCGGTGGCGCTGGCGTCGCTGGGCGTGGTCATGGTCGGCTCCAGCTCGATCGAGCTGACCACCAGCCCGTTCTACTACCTGAGCCGTCACCTGCTGTTCCTGGCCGGCGGTGTCGGCCTGGCGATCTGGGCGATGCGCACCGAGCTGAAGAACATCGAGCAGTACAACCAGTTGCTGTTGCTGGCCTGTTTCGGCCTGCTGCTGGTGGTGTTCGTGCCGGGCCTGGGCAGCACCGTCAACGGCGCGCGGCGTTGGATCAACCTGGGCATCTCGCGCTTCCAGACCGTGGAAGCGGTGAAGGTGCTGTACATCGTGTGGCTGTCCAGCTACCTGGTGCGCTTCCGCGACGAGGTCAACGCGACCTGGCCGGCGATGCTCAAGCCGCTGGGTGTGGCGGTGGCGCTGGTCGGCCTGCTGCTGCTGCAGCCGGACTTCGGTTCCTCCACGCTGCTGCTGGCGATCACCGCCGGCATGCTGGTGCTGGGCGGGGTGAACCTGCCGCGCATGTCGATGCCGATCGTGATCGGCCTGCCGGTGTTCGCCTTCATCGCGATCCTCGAGCCGTACCGCCTGCGCCGCATCACCTCCTTCCTCGATCCGTGGGCCGACCAGCTCGGCTCCGGCTACCAGCTGTCCAACGCGCTGATGGCGGTGGGTCGCGGCGAACTGTTCGGGGTCGGCCTGGGCGGTTCGGTGCAGAAGCTCAACTACCTGCCGGAAGCGCACACCGACTTCATCTTCTCGGTCATCGCCGAGGAACTGGGCTTCGTCGGCGTGTGCCTGATCATCTCGCTGTACGCGCTGCTGGTCGGCCGCGCGTTCTGGCTGGGCATGCGCTGCGTCGAGATGAAGCGTCACTTCTCCGGCTACATCGCCTTCGGCATCGGCCTGTGGATCAGCCTGCAGAGCTTCGTCTCGGTCGGCGTGAACCTGGGCATCCTGCCGACCAAGGGCCTGACCCTGCCGCTGATCTCCGCCGGTGGTTCCAGCGTGCTGATGACCTGCGTGGCGATGGGGCTGCTGCTGCGCGTGTCCTACGAACTCAACCGCGCCGAGCGCCAGGTGGCACTGGTACGCAGCGACGCGGCGATGCCGGTCAAGCAGACCGTGGACAACGCCGAGGACCTGCACGCCGCGCGCGAGGCCAGCGCCAGCGCGGTCGCCGCGGCGATCCAGGGCGGCGCCCCGGGGCGCGGCACCAGCCGCATGCAGCCGCGCGTCGAACCCACCTTCGGGAGGCTCGGATGA
- a CDS encoding D-alanine--D-alanine ligase: MSAQTLPPPRVTDPAAFGRVAVLLGGTSSEREVSLNSGANVLEALRSRGVDAQPVDGIPALLERIRAGEVDRVFNILHGGDGENGVLQGLLRALQVPFTGPDVLGSALTLDKIRTKQVWIAAGLPTPGFARIDAQADLAAAAAALGYPLFVKPACEGSSVGVFRVLSEADLAPVRAFAADYRGELLMEQMVQGEEYTVGILGDVALPSIRIVPAGDWYDYHAKYIAEDTQYLCPGMQGEDETQIRQLALQAFAAAGCSGWGRVDVMRDRVRGLQLIEVNTAPGMTSHSLVPKAAAQLGVDFAGLCWRILEQTL; encoded by the coding sequence ATGAGCGCGCAGACCCTGCCGCCGCCGCGCGTCACCGACCCGGCCGCGTTCGGCCGCGTCGCCGTGTTGCTCGGCGGCACGTCCAGCGAACGCGAGGTGTCGCTGAACTCCGGCGCCAACGTACTCGAGGCGCTGCGCAGCCGCGGCGTCGACGCGCAGCCGGTGGACGGCATTCCCGCCTTGCTCGAGCGCATCCGCGCCGGCGAAGTCGATCGCGTGTTCAACATCCTGCACGGCGGCGACGGCGAGAACGGCGTGCTGCAGGGCCTGCTGCGCGCGCTGCAGGTGCCGTTCACCGGCCCCGACGTGCTCGGCAGCGCGCTGACCCTGGACAAGATCCGCACCAAGCAGGTGTGGATCGCCGCCGGCCTGCCGACCCCGGGCTTCGCCCGCATCGACGCCCAGGCCGACCTGGCCGCGGCCGCCGCCGCGCTGGGCTACCCGCTGTTCGTCAAGCCCGCCTGCGAAGGCTCCAGCGTCGGCGTGTTCCGCGTGCTGTCCGAGGCCGACCTGGCGCCGGTGCGCGCCTTCGCCGCCGACTACCGCGGCGAACTGCTGATGGAGCAGATGGTGCAGGGCGAGGAGTACACCGTCGGCATCCTCGGCGACGTCGCGCTGCCGTCGATCCGCATCGTCCCCGCCGGCGACTGGTACGACTACCACGCCAAGTACATCGCCGAGGACACCCAGTACCTGTGCCCGGGCATGCAGGGCGAGGACGAGACCCAGATCCGCCAGCTCGCGCTGCAGGCCTTCGCCGCGGCCGGCTGCAGCGGCTGGGGCCGCGTGGACGTGATGCGCGACCGCGTGCGCGGCCTGCAACTGATCGAGGTCAACACCGCCCCGGGCATGACCAGCCACTCGCTGGTGCCCAAGGCCGCGGCGCAGCTCGGTGTGGATTTCGCCGGCCTGTGCTGGCGCATCCTGGAGCAGACGCTGTGA
- the mraY gene encoding phospho-N-acetylmuramoyl-pentapeptide-transferase, whose amino-acid sequence MLLELARWLQQLESMFGLFGYLTFRGILAALTSLFLSLWLGPAVIRKLAQFKGGQPIRQDGPQTHFSKAGTPTMGGSLILLTVLLSVLLWGDLRNRYVWLVLAVMLAFGVIGWYDDWIKIVRRDPNGLKSRWKYLLQSIFGLAAGLFLYYTADVPAAITFYIPMFKSIALPLAGISFVAIAYFWIVGFSNAVNLTDGLDGLAIMPTVLVACALGVFAYASGNAVFSAYLKIPTIPGAGELIIICAAIAGAGLGFLWFNTYPAMVFMGDIGALALGAVLGTIAVIVRQELVLVIMGGVFVIETLSVMIQVASFKLTGKRVFRMAPIHHHFELKGWPEPRVIVRFWIISVVLVLVGLATLKVR is encoded by the coding sequence ATGCTGCTTGAACTCGCCCGCTGGCTGCAGCAGCTCGAAAGCATGTTCGGGCTGTTCGGCTATCTGACCTTCCGCGGCATCCTCGCGGCGCTGACCTCGCTGTTCCTGTCGCTGTGGCTGGGCCCGGCGGTGATCCGCAAGCTGGCGCAGTTCAAGGGCGGCCAGCCGATCCGCCAGGACGGCCCGCAGACCCACTTCTCCAAGGCCGGCACCCCGACCATGGGCGGCTCGCTGATCCTGCTCACCGTGCTGCTGTCGGTGCTCCTGTGGGGCGACCTGCGCAACCGCTACGTGTGGCTGGTGCTGGCGGTGATGCTGGCGTTCGGCGTGATCGGCTGGTACGACGACTGGATCAAGATCGTGCGCCGCGACCCGAACGGGCTGAAGTCGCGCTGGAAGTACCTGCTGCAGTCGATCTTCGGCCTGGCCGCGGGCCTGTTCCTGTACTACACCGCCGACGTGCCGGCGGCGATCACCTTCTACATCCCGATGTTCAAGTCGATCGCGCTGCCGCTGGCCGGGATCAGCTTCGTGGCCATCGCCTACTTCTGGATCGTCGGCTTCTCCAACGCGGTCAACCTGACCGACGGCCTGGACGGCCTGGCGATCATGCCGACGGTGCTGGTGGCCTGCGCGCTGGGCGTGTTCGCCTATGCCTCGGGCAACGCGGTGTTCTCGGCCTACCTGAAGATCCCGACCATTCCCGGCGCCGGCGAACTGATCATCATCTGCGCGGCGATCGCCGGCGCGGGCCTGGGCTTCCTGTGGTTCAACACCTACCCGGCGATGGTGTTCATGGGCGACATCGGCGCGCTGGCGCTGGGCGCGGTGCTGGGCACCATCGCGGTGATCGTGCGCCAGGAACTGGTGCTGGTGATCATGGGCGGCGTGTTCGTCATCGAGACGCTGTCGGTGATGATCCAGGTCGCCTCGTTCAAGCTCACCGGCAAGCGCGTGTTCCGCATGGCGCCGATCCACCACCACTTCGAGCTGAAGGGCTGGCCGGAGCCGCGGGTGATCGTGCGCTTCTGGATCATTTCGGTGGTGCTGGTGCTGGTCGGCCTGGCCACGTTGAAGGTGCGCTGA
- a CDS encoding cell division protein FtsQ/DivIB — protein sequence MNASLRILAWLLALALVALPIVAVLNGWVGAERWPLSRLQVSGDFKRVSAEQLRQVVLPYARRGFFAVRLQDAQDAIERLPWVESARVRKRWPDVLEVRVVEHRPFARWGADRMLSEQGRIFALPNELRDVALPHLAGPDAKAADVVALYNTSRALFAPVGLPVQGVALDARGSWSLALGNGVQVVVGRDDARARLERFARVLPQLLQPGQPPLARADLRYTNGFTVAWVPESKEPSKEPGKEKKPAAPAQPARHAALADPPSHRESPLFSLPHSRFSIPGSKT from the coding sequence ATGAACGCCTCCCTGCGCATCCTCGCCTGGCTGCTGGCGCTGGCCCTGGTCGCGCTGCCGATCGTGGCCGTGCTCAACGGCTGGGTCGGGGCCGAGCGCTGGCCGCTGAGCCGGCTGCAGGTGAGCGGCGATTTCAAGCGCGTGTCCGCCGAGCAGTTGCGCCAGGTGGTGCTGCCGTATGCGCGCCGTGGTTTCTTCGCGGTGCGCCTGCAGGATGCGCAGGACGCGATCGAGCGCCTGCCGTGGGTCGAGAGTGCGCGCGTGCGCAAGCGCTGGCCGGACGTGCTGGAAGTGCGCGTCGTCGAACACCGCCCGTTCGCACGCTGGGGTGCGGACCGCATGCTGTCCGAGCAGGGCCGCATCTTCGCCCTGCCCAACGAACTGCGCGACGTGGCGCTGCCGCATCTGGCCGGCCCGGACGCCAAGGCCGCCGACGTGGTCGCGCTGTACAACACCTCGCGCGCACTGTTCGCGCCGGTCGGCCTGCCGGTGCAGGGCGTGGCACTGGACGCGCGCGGCAGCTGGTCGCTGGCGCTGGGCAACGGCGTGCAGGTGGTGGTCGGCCGCGACGACGCGCGCGCGCGCCTGGAGCGCTTCGCCCGGGTGCTGCCGCAGTTGCTGCAGCCGGGCCAGCCGCCGCTGGCGCGCGCCGATCTGCGCTACACCAACGGATTCACCGTGGCATGGGTACCCGAGAGCAAAGAGCCGAGTAAGGAGCCGGGCAAGGAGAAGAAGCCCGCGGCGCCGGCCCAGCCCGCGCGGCACGCGGCACTGGCCGACCCTCCATCCCATCGCGAGAGCCCGCTCTTCTCCCTTCCCCATTCCCGATTCTCTATTCCCGGCTCCAAGACATGA
- the murF gene encoding UDP-N-acetylmuramoyl-tripeptide--D-alanyl-D-alanine ligase, translating to MKRLPLSMIAHWAGAELHGDDVAIDAISHDTRSLAAGSLYVALRGERFDGHAFVADAAARGASALLVERVQPQIELPQIVVADTQLALARIAAGMQRGRATRVAAITGSNGKTSVKALLLAILQHACRIDGGSVYANPGNRNNEIGLPLAVIEAPDDADYAIYEMGAGKPGDIAYLTDIAPPQVSLVNNIAAAHLERMGSLLGVAQTKGAIYTALPADGTAVINADDAFGLWFEQRLASGEARPQVLRFGLQPGAEVGAAQVRMAADRTQFVLTTPRGDVEATLPLPGRHNLQNALAAAALALALDVAPARIAAGLAQVQPVPGRQITHALPNGAVLIDDSYNANPGSLAAAIDALAAAGGERWLVLGDMRELGAGAEALHASGGRRARDAGLTRLYALGPLSAHAAQAFGENGRVFDSHAALIEALQRDLAAVAGNRESGAGNRQEQDQEQEVKQMHDNTSALSDGALPRVPGPGSRVPATLLIKGSRGSAMDTVVRALLNQAQEAPHAA from the coding sequence ATGAAGCGCCTGCCGTTGTCGATGATCGCGCACTGGGCCGGCGCCGAGCTGCACGGCGACGACGTGGCGATCGATGCGATCAGTCACGACACCCGCAGCCTGGCCGCCGGCAGCCTGTACGTGGCGCTGCGCGGCGAGCGTTTCGATGGCCACGCCTTCGTCGCCGACGCCGCCGCGCGCGGCGCCAGCGCGCTGCTGGTGGAGCGCGTGCAGCCGCAGATCGAACTGCCGCAGATCGTCGTCGCCGACACCCAGCTGGCGCTGGCGCGGATCGCCGCCGGCATGCAGCGTGGCCGTGCCACCCGCGTGGCCGCGATCACCGGCAGCAACGGCAAGACCAGCGTCAAGGCGCTGCTGCTGGCGATCCTGCAGCATGCCTGCCGCATCGACGGCGGCAGCGTCTACGCCAATCCCGGCAACCGCAACAACGAGATCGGCCTGCCGCTGGCGGTGATCGAGGCGCCGGACGACGCCGACTACGCGATCTACGAGATGGGCGCCGGCAAGCCGGGCGACATCGCCTATCTCACCGACATTGCGCCGCCGCAGGTGTCGCTGGTCAACAACATCGCCGCTGCGCACCTGGAGCGCATGGGCAGCCTGCTCGGCGTGGCGCAGACCAAGGGCGCGATCTACACCGCGCTGCCGGCCGACGGCACCGCGGTGATCAATGCCGACGACGCCTTCGGCCTGTGGTTCGAGCAGCGCCTGGCGAGCGGCGAGGCGCGGCCGCAGGTGCTGCGCTTCGGCCTGCAGCCGGGCGCCGAGGTCGGTGCCGCGCAGGTCCGCATGGCCGCCGACCGTACCCAGTTCGTGCTGACCACCCCGCGCGGCGACGTCGAGGCGACGCTGCCGTTGCCGGGCCGGCACAACCTGCAGAACGCCCTGGCCGCCGCCGCGCTGGCGCTGGCGCTGGACGTGGCGCCGGCGCGCATCGCCGCCGGCCTGGCGCAGGTGCAGCCGGTGCCGGGCCGGCAGATCACCCACGCGCTGCCCAACGGCGCGGTGCTGATCGACGACAGCTACAACGCCAACCCCGGTTCGCTGGCCGCGGCGATCGACGCCCTGGCCGCGGCCGGCGGCGAGCGCTGGCTGGTGCTGGGCGACATGCGCGAACTCGGCGCCGGCGCCGAGGCGCTGCATGCCAGCGGCGGACGCCGCGCGCGCGATGCCGGGCTGACCCGGCTGTACGCGCTCGGCCCGCTCAGCGCCCACGCCGCGCAGGCGTTCGGCGAGAACGGCCGCGTCTTCGACAGCCATGCGGCGCTGATCGAGGCGCTGCAGCGCGATCTGGCCGCGGTGGCCGGGAATCGGGAATCGGGAGCCGGGAATCGGCAAGAGCAGGATCAAGAGCAGGAAGTGAAGCAGATGCATGACAACACCAGCGCGCTGTCCGATGGCGCGCTCCCACGGGTCCCGGGTCCCGGGTCCCGGGTCCCGGCCACGCTCCTGATCAAGGGCTCGCGCGGCAGCGCCATGGACACCGTGGTCCGCGCGCTGCTGAACCAGGCACAGGAGGCGCCGCATGCTGCTTGA
- the murG gene encoding undecaprenyldiphospho-muramoylpentapeptide beta-N-acetylglucosaminyltransferase, whose product MSAVQGGRPVMILAGGTGGHIFPALAVAKVLRARGVPVVWLGAAGRMETRLVPEHGIELDTIEIGGLRGKGALALFGAPVRVMRAVRAAGFVLRRRAPRAVISFGGFAAGPGGLAARLLKLPLLVHEQNRAPGLTNKVLARVARRVLTGFPGSFATREEAVGNPVRAEIAALAPPAQRLAARHGAPRLLVLGGSQGARVLNQALPQALAALGTAVEVRHQCGEALREEAARAYADAGVAASVEAFIGDMAAAYAWADLVVCRAGASTLAELCAVGIGSVLVPFAAAVDDHQTRNAEYLVERGAAVLLKQDDALAGHLQRVLRDLLAQPAQRLVMAEAARQLAKPDAAERIADIVLEEAGNGEPGMGNGYKHNQGQNHAVTHADTNTRQARIAAAAALLPIPDSRFPIPASAGGQQ is encoded by the coding sequence ATGAGCGCGGTGCAGGGCGGTCGTCCGGTGATGATCCTCGCTGGCGGCACCGGCGGGCACATCTTCCCAGCGCTGGCCGTGGCCAAGGTGCTGCGCGCGCGCGGCGTGCCGGTGGTATGGCTGGGCGCGGCCGGGCGCATGGAAACGCGGCTGGTGCCGGAGCACGGCATCGAGCTGGACACCATCGAGATCGGCGGGCTGCGCGGCAAGGGCGCGCTGGCCCTGTTCGGCGCGCCGGTGCGGGTGATGCGCGCGGTGCGCGCCGCCGGCTTCGTGCTGCGCCGGCGGGCGCCGCGCGCGGTGATCAGCTTCGGCGGCTTCGCGGCCGGTCCCGGCGGCCTGGCCGCGCGCCTGCTCAAGCTGCCGCTGCTGGTGCACGAACAGAACCGCGCGCCGGGCCTGACCAACAAGGTGCTGGCGCGGGTCGCGCGGCGCGTGCTGACCGGCTTCCCCGGCAGCTTCGCCACGCGCGAGGAAGCGGTGGGCAACCCGGTGCGCGCCGAGATCGCCGCGCTGGCGCCGCCGGCGCAGCGCCTGGCCGCGCGCCACGGCGCGCCGCGGCTGCTGGTGCTGGGCGGTAGCCAGGGCGCACGCGTGCTCAACCAGGCGCTGCCGCAGGCGCTGGCCGCGCTCGGCACGGCCGTCGAGGTGCGCCACCAGTGCGGCGAAGCGCTGCGTGAGGAAGCCGCGCGCGCCTACGCCGACGCCGGCGTCGCCGCCAGCGTCGAAGCCTTCATCGGCGACATGGCCGCCGCCTACGCCTGGGCCGACCTGGTGGTGTGCCGCGCCGGCGCCTCGACCCTGGCCGAACTGTGCGCGGTCGGCATCGGCAGCGTGCTGGTGCCGTTCGCCGCCGCCGTCGACGACCACCAGACCCGCAACGCCGAATACCTGGTCGAGCGCGGCGCCGCCGTGCTGCTGAAGCAGGACGATGCCCTGGCCGGCCACCTGCAGCGCGTGCTGCGCGACCTGCTGGCGCAGCCGGCGCAGCGCCTGGTCATGGCCGAGGCCGCGCGCCAGCTGGCCAAGCCGGATGCGGCCGAGCGGATTGCGGACATCGTTTTGGAAGAAGCCGGGAATGGAGAACCGGGAATGGGGAATGGGTACAAGCACAATCAAGGGCAGAATCACGCAGTGACACACGCAGACACGAACACGCGGCAGGCACGGATCGCTGCAGCCGCCGCGCTTCTTCCAATTCCCGATTCCCGTTTCCCCATTCCCGCCTCCGCAGGAGGCCAGCAATGA